The Candidatus Pelagibacter sp. IMCC9063 genome has a window encoding:
- a CDS encoding polyprenyl synthetase family protein, producing MSTFDTDIKLVADKTDQYLKSYFSQQKQNNELFEAMGYGLFAGGKKIRSYLTVAAFDLFDIKEETAIAVAAAIECVHSYSLIHDDLPSMDNDDFRRGKESTHKKFGESTAILAGNSLLTIAFEILTSNHLNLDKEVKSDLVFALASCSGHLGIAGGQFLDLSFEGKAQDEKTIIHMQNKKTGELMGFCTEAAAIVAKKNNDREELKKIGLDIGLLFQIADDLLDVYGDQNKLGKPSKQDDKKGKATLIATFGLDKTNVLANELHDKIKQSLEKYGTKANRLLSSAEFILKRDH from the coding sequence ATGTCTACTTTTGATACCGATATTAAATTAGTTGCAGACAAAACTGATCAATATTTAAAATCTTACTTTTCTCAACAAAAGCAAAATAATGAATTATTCGAAGCTATGGGGTATGGCCTGTTTGCTGGTGGAAAAAAAATTAGATCTTATCTAACCGTTGCTGCTTTTGATTTGTTCGACATAAAGGAAGAGACCGCTATTGCGGTTGCCGCAGCAATTGAATGCGTTCATAGCTATTCTTTAATTCATGACGATTTACCATCTATGGATAACGATGATTTTAGAAGAGGTAAAGAAAGTACACATAAAAAATTTGGGGAATCTACAGCTATCTTAGCTGGAAACTCTTTGCTTACTATCGCTTTTGAAATTTTAACTAGTAATCATTTGAATTTAGACAAGGAAGTAAAAAGTGATTTGGTATTTGCCTTAGCATCTTGTTCAGGACACTTAGGTATTGCTGGAGGCCAGTTTTTAGATTTATCTTTTGAAGGAAAAGCACAGGATGAAAAAACTATTATTCATATGCAAAATAAAAAAACTGGGGAGCTAATGGGGTTTTGCACAGAGGCAGCGGCTATCGTAGCAAAAAAAAATAATGATAGAGAAGAATTAAAAAAAATTGGATTAGATATTGGATTGTTATTTCAAATTGCAGATGATCTATTGGATGTCTATGGAGATCAGAACAAATTAGGTAAGCCCTCTAAACAAGATGATAAAAAAGGCAAGGCTACTTTAATAGCTACTTTTGGACTGGATAAAACAAATGTTCTAGCAAATGAATTGCACGATAAGATAAAGCAATCTCTAGAAAAATATGGAACAAAAGCAAATAGACTGTTATCATCAGCAGAGTTTATTTTAAAAAGAGATCATTAA
- a CDS encoding adenylosuccinate synthase, whose amino-acid sequence MKNVVVVGSQWGDEGKGKIVDWLSEQADVVVRFQGGHNAGHTLVIDGKVYKLKLLPSGIVRSDKISVIGNGVVVDPWALLDEIEQITKQGVIVSEKNLILAETASLIMPFHREMDEIREDSAGKGKIGTTRRGIGPAYEDKVGRRSIRVMDLKSESNLSNRLEIVLEHHNAIRKGLKKKEFKKDDLMKDLLTIAPEILKFSQPVWRKMDQFRNEAKRILFEGAQGILLDVDHGTYPYVTSSNTVAGAAATGTGCGPNLIDYVLGITKAYTTRVGEGPFPTELNDEMGELLGKRGNEFGTVTGRKRRCGWFDAVLVRQTVKVSGISGIALTKLDVLDACPEIKMCIEYELDGKKLDYLPAAAEDQARIKPVYKTFPGWMKSTVGTRNYEELPQEAKIYLSELEDFIETKISSISTSPEREDTILVENPFLI is encoded by the coding sequence ATGAAAAATGTTGTAGTCGTAGGCTCTCAATGGGGAGATGAAGGTAAAGGAAAAATTGTAGATTGGTTATCTGAGCAAGCGGATGTGGTCGTTCGTTTTCAAGGAGGACACAACGCAGGACACACATTAGTTATTGATGGTAAAGTATATAAATTAAAATTACTTCCATCTGGAATTGTTAGATCTGACAAAATATCAGTCATTGGAAACGGTGTGGTGGTAGACCCTTGGGCTCTATTGGATGAAATAGAACAAATTACCAAACAAGGTGTAATCGTAAGTGAAAAAAATCTTATTTTAGCAGAGACAGCAAGTTTGATTATGCCATTTCATAGAGAGATGGATGAGATTAGAGAAGATTCAGCTGGTAAAGGAAAAATTGGAACAACCAGAAGAGGCATAGGACCAGCTTATGAAGACAAGGTGGGAAGACGTTCTATTCGAGTAATGGATTTAAAATCAGAAAGTAATTTAAGTAATCGCCTAGAAATAGTTCTAGAGCACCACAATGCTATTCGAAAAGGTTTGAAGAAAAAAGAATTTAAGAAAGACGATCTAATGAAAGATCTTCTTACCATTGCTCCAGAAATTTTAAAGTTTTCTCAACCTGTATGGAGAAAAATGGATCAATTTAGAAACGAAGCAAAAAGAATATTGTTTGAAGGTGCTCAAGGAATTTTACTTGATGTGGATCACGGTACTTATCCTTACGTAACTTCTTCTAATACAGTGGCAGGTGCGGCAGCCACTGGAACAGGATGCGGACCTAACTTAATCGATTATGTGCTTGGAATTACTAAGGCGTATACTACTAGAGTAGGAGAAGGACCTTTTCCGACTGAGCTGAATGATGAAATGGGAGAATTATTAGGAAAACGAGGAAATGAATTTGGTACTGTTACGGGAAGAAAAAGAAGGTGCGGTTGGTTTGATGCAGTCCTAGTAAGACAAACAGTAAAAGTTTCAGGAATTTCAGGAATAGCATTAACTAAATTAGATGTACTAGATGCCTGCCCAGAAATTAAGATGTGTATAGAGTATGAACTAGATGGAAAAAAACTAGATTATTTACCTGCTGCTGCAGAAGATCAGGCGAGAATCAAACCCGTTTACAAAACTTTTCCAGGGTGGATGAAGAGTACGGTTGGCACAAGAAACTATGAAGAGCTACCTCAAGAAGCAAAAATATACTTAAGTGAATTAGAAGATTTTATTGAAACCAAAATCTCAAGTATTTCCACCTCTCCTGAAAGAGAAGATACTATTTTAGTTGAAAACCCTTTTTTAATTTAG
- a CDS encoding exodeoxyribonuclease VII small subunit: protein MKKNNIPADIEKLSFEQALEQLEQIVSKLEDGSAKLEESIDEYTRGIQLKKQCEAKLKEATMKVEQISIDKDGKISKKDFVRE from the coding sequence ATGAAAAAAAACAATATTCCAGCTGATATAGAAAAGCTATCCTTTGAACAAGCACTAGAGCAATTAGAGCAAATTGTATCAAAATTAGAGGATGGAAGTGCCAAATTAGAAGAATCGATTGATGAGTACACTAGGGGCATTCAGTTAAAAAAACAATGTGAAGCCAAACTTAAAGAAGCTACGATGAAAGTCGAGCAAATTTCCATCGACAAGGATGGCAAAATAAGCAAAAAAGATTTTGTAAGAGAGTAG
- the dxs gene encoding 1-deoxy-D-xylulose-5-phosphate synthase, whose translation MPNTPLLDTIHYPADLRKLEKKQLTQLALELREELVDAVSFTGGHLGAGLGVVELTIAIHYLFNTPDDRLIWDVGHQAYPHKILTGRRNKIRTLRQGGGLSGFTKRAESQYDPFGAAHSSTSISAGLGMAVARDLEGKNNSIISVIGDGAMSAGMAYEAMNNAGAMDSRLIVILNDNDMSIAPPVGAMSSYLAKLLSGKKYIGFRNFFKKISDKFPGKLKQRIGQAEEYLRGMAVGGTLFEEMGFFYVGSVDGHSFDQLLPVLENVKNSTHEGPFLIHAITQKGKGYQPAEDSKDKYHGVTKFNVATGEQSKSSSNKPSYTNVFGETLAAHAQQDNKIVAVTGAMPSGTGINIFQKQFPKRTFDVGIAEQHAVTFAAGLATEGYKPYAAIYSTFLQRAYDQVVHDVAIQSLPVRFAIDRAGLVGADGPTHAGSFDITYLATLPNFVVMAASDEAELVRMINTSVDINDRPCAFRYPRGNGIGIELPSIDEKLKIGKGRVVQEGTNVCILSLGTRLEECKIAAKELKNKGISTTIVDARFAKPLDEELIIRCAREHEMLITIEEGSIGGFGSHVANLLAEKGIFDKGLKFRSLMLPDVFIDQDTPEKMYDVAGLNAKQIKEKILDVFFSKEAIKIIK comes from the coding sequence ATGCCAAATACACCTCTATTAGATACCATTCATTACCCGGCAGATTTAAGAAAGTTAGAAAAAAAACAACTTACTCAATTAGCTTTAGAATTAAGAGAGGAGTTAGTGGACGCTGTTTCTTTTACCGGCGGTCATTTGGGAGCAGGTTTAGGAGTGGTCGAATTAACTATAGCAATCCATTATTTATTTAACACACCTGATGACAGATTGATTTGGGATGTGGGACATCAAGCATATCCACACAAAATTTTAACTGGGAGAAGAAATAAAATTAGAACTTTAAGACAAGGAGGTGGATTGTCTGGTTTTACGAAAAGAGCTGAGAGTCAATACGACCCTTTCGGTGCCGCACATAGTTCCACTTCTATTTCTGCAGGATTGGGAATGGCAGTTGCTAGAGATTTGGAAGGTAAAAACAATAGTATCATTAGTGTCATTGGAGATGGGGCTATGAGTGCTGGGATGGCTTATGAAGCAATGAATAATGCTGGAGCTATGGATTCTAGATTAATAGTTATTTTAAATGATAATGACATGTCGATTGCGCCACCGGTTGGAGCTATGAGTTCTTATCTTGCAAAATTATTATCGGGGAAAAAATATATAGGTTTTAGAAATTTCTTTAAAAAAATATCAGATAAGTTTCCTGGAAAATTAAAACAAAGAATAGGACAAGCTGAAGAGTATCTAAGAGGAATGGCAGTAGGAGGAACTTTGTTTGAAGAGATGGGTTTCTTTTATGTAGGATCAGTTGATGGACACAGTTTTGATCAGTTATTACCCGTACTCGAGAATGTTAAAAATTCTACGCATGAAGGTCCTTTTTTAATTCATGCTATCACTCAAAAAGGAAAAGGATATCAGCCTGCAGAAGATTCTAAAGACAAGTACCATGGAGTTACTAAATTTAATGTGGCAACCGGAGAGCAGTCCAAAAGCTCTTCGAACAAACCTTCTTACACCAATGTATTTGGAGAAACCTTAGCTGCCCATGCACAGCAAGATAATAAAATTGTAGCTGTGACAGGGGCTATGCCTTCTGGAACTGGGATTAATATTTTTCAAAAACAATTTCCTAAAAGAACTTTTGATGTGGGAATTGCAGAACAGCATGCAGTAACTTTTGCTGCAGGACTAGCAACAGAAGGATACAAGCCTTATGCTGCTATTTATTCTACTTTTTTACAACGTGCCTACGACCAGGTAGTACACGATGTAGCCATTCAAAGTTTACCAGTACGATTTGCTATTGATAGAGCAGGTTTAGTCGGAGCGGATGGACCTACACACGCAGGATCTTTTGATATTACGTATCTTGCAACTCTTCCTAACTTTGTTGTCATGGCTGCTAGTGATGAGGCGGAACTGGTTCGAATGATCAATACCTCTGTTGATATTAACGACAGACCTTGTGCTTTTAGATATCCAAGAGGAAATGGAATAGGAATAGAGCTTCCATCTATAGATGAAAAATTAAAAATTGGAAAAGGAAGAGTTGTTCAAGAAGGAACTAACGTTTGTATTTTGAGTTTGGGAACTAGATTGGAAGAATGCAAAATTGCAGCGAAAGAATTAAAAAATAAAGGAATTAGCACTACTATCGTAGATGCTAGATTTGCAAAACCCCTTGATGAAGAGTTGATCATTCGATGTGCTAGGGAGCACGAAATGTTGATTACTATAGAAGAAGGATCGATCGGTGGATTTGGATCGCATGTAGCAAATCTATTAGCAGAAAAAGGAATTTTTGATAAAGGATTAAAGTTTAGGTCGTTGATGTTGCCAGATGTCTTTATCGATCAAGACACGCCAGAAAAGATGTACGATGTGGCAGGCTTAAACGCTAAGCAAATTAAAGAAAAGATCCTCGATGTCTTTTTTAGTAAAGAAGCTATTAAGATTATTAAGTAA
- a CDS encoding ABC transporter permease, translating to MKIRRILSLMLRHLYLIKASFPRIIDLIYWPTVQIILWGFISKFFTMHSTYFNNTVGIILTAAILYDFLFRSSISYNMLFLEEIWSRNLINLFVSPLKISEIIVALTCTALIRTLIGLIPAVLIAIPLFGISLIDLGLPLLLLLLSLYLFGITLGLLVTAGLVRFGPSFENIAWASLFFIAPLGCIYYPVEILPNWLQVVALALPLAHVFEETRSILISNTVDYVNIYNALALNLVYLSIALLTFYRSFKTAKIKGSLINVGE from the coding sequence ATGAAAATTAGAAGAATCTTGTCATTGATGCTCCGACATCTATATTTAATAAAAGCTTCTTTTCCTAGAATTATTGATCTTATTTATTGGCCAACCGTCCAAATCATTTTATGGGGCTTTATTTCCAAGTTTTTTACTATGCACAGCACTTATTTCAATAATACAGTTGGTATTATTTTAACTGCAGCTATTTTGTATGATTTTTTATTTAGATCTAGCATTAGCTATAATATGTTATTTTTAGAAGAAATTTGGAGCAGGAATTTAATTAATCTTTTTGTTTCTCCATTAAAAATTAGTGAAATTATAGTGGCATTGACTTGCACAGCTCTTATTCGAACCTTAATAGGACTAATTCCAGCAGTGCTAATTGCCATTCCTCTTTTTGGAATTTCCCTTATAGATTTAGGGTTGCCTCTACTATTGCTACTGCTTAGTCTTTATCTGTTTGGAATTACTTTGGGGCTGTTGGTTACAGCAGGACTAGTAAGATTTGGACCATCTTTTGAAAATATTGCTTGGGCAAGTTTATTTTTTATAGCTCCGCTTGGCTGTATTTACTATCCTGTAGAAATATTGCCTAACTGGTTACAGGTCGTTGCATTAGCTTTGCCATTGGCTCATGTCTTTGAAGAAACAAGATCTATACTAATTAGCAACACGGTTGACTATGTAAATATTTACAATGCTCTTGCTTTAAACTTGGTTTATCTAAGTATCGCCTTGTTAACTTTTTATCGATCTTTCAAAACTGCTAAAATTAAAGGCAGTTTAATAAATGTCGGGGAATAA
- a CDS encoding L-threonylcarbamoyladenylate synthase, whose amino-acid sequence MKFYSNIYQPNKKNLIKASKLIKSGKVIAIPTETVYGLAGNAYRNDSVKKIYSLKKRPKNNPLIVHFSSVKTMNQEVVINEQLIKLAKKFSPGPLTYILPLKKESKISKLVLNKKHQIACRIPNNKTFLAVLKQSGVPIAAPSANLSNKLSTTRSADVEKEFGKKLSYILDSKKTSIGLESTVLLLGASLKILRPGAITKEMIFKVLRKKIHEVKNQGDIISPGQFKKHYSPGIPVYLNQKKPKPNGALLVFGKQKIKKDIFFLSKRSSLKEAASNLYVLLRKIKELGYKSISITNIPNTGIGKAINDRIRRASS is encoded by the coding sequence ATGAAATTCTATTCAAATATCTACCAACCGAATAAAAAAAATTTAATCAAAGCCTCAAAGCTTATAAAATCGGGCAAAGTTATAGCAATACCCACAGAAACGGTTTATGGGCTTGCTGGAAACGCTTACCGTAACGACTCTGTAAAAAAAATATATTCTTTAAAGAAAAGACCAAAAAACAATCCTTTGATTGTTCATTTCTCAAGTGTCAAAACAATGAATCAGGAAGTCGTGATAAATGAACAATTAATCAAGCTAGCTAAGAAGTTTTCTCCTGGTCCATTAACTTACATTCTTCCCCTAAAAAAAGAATCTAAAATTTCAAAATTAGTATTAAATAAGAAACACCAAATTGCCTGCAGAATTCCTAATAACAAAACTTTTTTGGCTGTGCTTAAACAGTCTGGGGTTCCCATCGCAGCTCCTAGTGCAAACCTAAGTAACAAGCTAAGCACTACAAGATCTGCTGATGTAGAAAAAGAATTTGGAAAAAAATTGTCTTATATATTAGACTCTAAGAAAACTTCGATTGGATTAGAATCTACAGTTTTGCTGTTGGGTGCTTCGCTAAAAATTTTAAGACCTGGTGCTATCACTAAAGAAATGATTTTTAAAGTATTGCGAAAGAAGATCCATGAAGTAAAAAACCAAGGAGATATAATATCTCCTGGTCAGTTTAAAAAACATTATTCGCCAGGAATTCCTGTTTATTTAAATCAAAAAAAACCTAAACCGAATGGAGCATTATTGGTGTTTGGAAAACAAAAAATTAAAAAGGATATTTTTTTTCTTAGTAAACGATCCTCTTTAAAAGAAGCGGCTAGTAATTTGTATGTTCTTTTACGAAAAATTAAAGAACTAGGATATAAGAGCATATCAATCACTAACATTCCCAACACAGGAATTGGTAAAGCTATTAATGATCGTATACGCAGAGCATCCTCATGA
- the rpoH gene encoding RNA polymerase sigma factor RpoH, with translation MNQNLTKTNLPTLTPEGSFSSYLSKIRKFPMLDAAEEYVLAKNWREQGDKDAAHKLVTSHLRLVAKIAMGYRGYGLPVSELVSEGNIGLMQAVRKFDPEKGFRLATYAMWWIKASIQEYVLRSWSLVKIGTTSAQKKLFFNLKKIKNQIFAAEQGNMLPEHITEIATQLDVREDEVVSMNQRLAGHEHSLNAPVGGEDSDAEWQDWVVDENADQELQISQKQELNQRQSLLKNALHVLDEREKEILHNRRLIDEPKTLEELSQKHKVSRERIRQIENRAFEKVQKAMLENIKQPKQLSVN, from the coding sequence ATGAATCAAAACCTGACCAAAACTAACTTACCAACTCTTACACCTGAGGGAAGTTTTTCCTCTTATCTTTCTAAGATCAGAAAATTTCCTATGTTAGATGCGGCAGAAGAATACGTGCTTGCTAAAAACTGGAGAGAGCAAGGAGACAAAGATGCAGCTCACAAGTTAGTGACTAGTCATTTGCGATTGGTTGCAAAGATTGCCATGGGTTACCGCGGTTATGGATTACCAGTTAGTGAATTAGTATCTGAGGGAAATATTGGATTGATGCAAGCAGTAAGAAAATTCGATCCTGAGAAAGGGTTTCGACTTGCAACGTATGCTATGTGGTGGATTAAAGCTTCTATTCAAGAATATGTATTACGCTCTTGGAGTTTAGTTAAAATCGGAACAACATCAGCTCAAAAAAAACTATTTTTTAATTTAAAAAAAATTAAAAATCAAATTTTTGCTGCAGAACAGGGCAATATGTTGCCAGAACATATTACTGAAATTGCCACACAGTTGGACGTTAGAGAAGATGAAGTGGTATCAATGAATCAAAGATTAGCAGGCCATGAGCATTCATTAAATGCACCTGTGGGTGGTGAAGATAGCGATGCAGAATGGCAAGACTGGGTGGTTGATGAAAATGCAGATCAGGAACTACAAATTTCACAAAAGCAGGAACTCAATCAAAGACAATCTCTCTTAAAAAATGCATTACACGTATTGGATGAGAGAGAAAAAGAAATTTTACATAACCGCAGACTTATTGATGAGCCCAAAACATTAGAAGAACTAAGCCAAAAACACAAAGTAAGTAGAGAACGAATTCGTCAAATTGAAAATAGAGCTTTTGAGAAAGTGCAAAAAGCGATGCTAGAAAATATCAAACAACCTAAGCAACTATCTGTTAATTAG
- a CDS encoding D-alanine--D-alanine ligase — protein MKDIRTDSIKTIEKKIIPFKVKHPAILKSDKKIEVLIVPKGLNPNKNQKNVAIVWDEHSIFNILSSAYNCVVITEIKSENDLKQLAIRKPDLVFSGVKYFTFNERIIWLNDYLETHGISYIASGREALEYEHDKSRAKEIMQKADIKTADFFTTEPGEYPDQESLPVKFPLFVKPVTGGDSRGIDFKSVVHDFKSFEAKVLDIKMKQKSTSLVETFLSGKEYSVGILQDSFSGTLNAMPVEIMVDKNINGHCILDFDIKKNDEEVVIAVTDKEIFNQLCNLAKKSFIALGGKSLGRIDIKMNHLNEPHFIEANLMPGLSKGYFFRSCFLNLNMSYEEMILLIAKNGIASSKAPIVSKDSILEVVESVSLN, from the coding sequence ATGAAAGATATAAGAACCGATAGTATCAAAACGATCGAAAAAAAGATCATTCCCTTTAAAGTAAAGCATCCAGCTATATTAAAAAGTGATAAAAAAATAGAGGTGCTTATTGTTCCGAAGGGCCTGAATCCAAATAAAAATCAAAAAAATGTTGCGATTGTTTGGGATGAGCATTCCATCTTTAATATATTATCATCAGCATACAACTGTGTAGTTATTACCGAAATAAAATCTGAAAATGATTTAAAACAATTAGCTATAAGAAAGCCAGATTTGGTTTTCTCAGGTGTTAAGTACTTTACATTCAATGAGAGAATTATTTGGTTAAATGATTATCTTGAAACGCATGGAATATCCTACATTGCATCGGGAAGAGAGGCATTGGAGTACGAGCATGACAAAAGCAGAGCAAAAGAGATCATGCAAAAAGCTGACATTAAAACTGCTGACTTTTTCACCACAGAACCTGGAGAATACCCAGATCAAGAATCTTTACCAGTTAAATTCCCTTTGTTTGTTAAGCCTGTAACCGGTGGAGATAGCAGGGGAATAGATTTTAAATCTGTTGTGCATGATTTTAAAAGTTTTGAAGCAAAGGTGCTAGATATTAAAATGAAACAAAAATCTACTTCTTTAGTGGAAACTTTTCTTTCTGGAAAAGAGTATAGTGTTGGAATTTTGCAAGATAGTTTTAGTGGAACTTTAAACGCAATGCCTGTTGAGATTATGGTTGATAAAAATATTAATGGTCATTGTATTCTAGACTTTGATATTAAAAAAAATGATGAAGAGGTAGTCATTGCCGTAACAGACAAGGAGATATTCAATCAATTATGCAATTTAGCTAAAAAGTCTTTTATTGCATTGGGTGGAAAATCTTTAGGACGTATTGATATTAAAATGAATCATTTAAACGAACCTCATTTCATCGAAGCAAATCTTATGCCGGGCTTAAGTAAGGGGTATTTTTTCAGATCATGTTTTTTAAATCTTAATATGAGTTACGAGGAAATGATTTTATTAATTGCAAAAAATGGAATAGCCTCAAGTAAGGCTCCCATTGTCTCCAAAGATTCTATTTTGGAAGTTGTGGAATCAGTCTCCTTAAACTAA
- a CDS encoding ABC transporter ATP-binding protein, whose amino-acid sequence MNKLSINNLQKKFGSFEAVKKISFSIAENQTVALLGPNGCGKTTTIAMILGLITSTSGSISINNQILKKDHHYLSKMNFASPYVELPKKLTVLENLKVYAMMYEVPDTKNRIEQLVEELNLAPILNKKTGELSSGQRNRVSLAKSIINNPEILLLDEPTASLDPDTGDFIRTFLENYKKKNSMATLLASHNMDEVSRLSDYVLMMKEGSIIDEGTALNLISKHGKENLEQVFLKLVRQNEN is encoded by the coding sequence ATGAACAAACTAAGCATAAATAATTTACAAAAAAAATTTGGGTCATTTGAGGCTGTAAAAAAAATTTCTTTTTCTATTGCCGAAAACCAAACTGTTGCTTTGTTGGGCCCGAATGGTTGTGGCAAGACAACTACTATTGCAATGATCTTGGGCTTAATTACTTCAACCTCTGGATCTATTTCAATTAATAATCAAATTCTCAAGAAAGATCATCACTATCTATCCAAGATGAATTTTGCATCTCCTTATGTAGAGCTTCCTAAAAAATTAACAGTCCTAGAGAACCTAAAAGTATATGCCATGATGTATGAAGTGCCTGATACTAAAAATAGAATAGAACAATTGGTGGAGGAACTAAATCTTGCTCCTATACTGAATAAAAAAACAGGAGAGCTTTCCTCAGGACAAAGGAACAGGGTTTCATTGGCGAAGTCCATTATTAACAATCCTGAAATTCTTTTATTGGACGAGCCTACAGCAAGTTTGGACCCAGACACTGGTGATTTTATAAGAACTTTTTTAGAAAATTATAAAAAGAAAAACTCCATGGCTACCTTGTTAGCTTCTCATAACATGGATGAGGTTTCTAGACTGAGCGATTATGTTTTGATGATGAAAGAGGGCTCTATTATAGATGAAGGTACTGCACTTAATTTAATTTCCAAACATGGAAAAGAAAATCTAGAACAGGTATTTTTAAAATTGGTGAGGCAAAATGAAAATTAG
- the thiD gene encoding bifunctional hydroxymethylpyrimidine kinase/phosphomethylpyrimidine kinase, translating to MKPRAKILIIAGSDSSGGAGIQADIKTVTSLGGYAMTAVTAITAQNTTGVSSIVSIPPKEIENQILFTAKDIKPDAIKIGMLHSKEVIEKVLLSLNKIKNSKIVLDPVMVAKGGTKLINNPAISILKNKLMKKVFLITPNIPEAEVLVGKKITNVDEMILAAYTLIHLGANNVLLKGGHLKGSNVQDVLVNQKELHIFKNKKLSTHNTHGTGCTLSSAIATFLGCGKPLYKSCELGILYVNNAIKSNLTYGKGRGPINHLNSIELNKKFK from the coding sequence GTGAAACCAAGAGCTAAAATTTTAATTATTGCAGGATCAGACTCTTCAGGAGGAGCAGGTATTCAAGCAGATATTAAAACCGTAACTTCATTAGGAGGTTATGCTATGACCGCTGTTACTGCAATTACAGCACAAAACACTACCGGAGTATCTTCTATTGTAAGCATTCCCCCAAAAGAAATTGAAAATCAAATTTTATTTACAGCAAAAGACATAAAGCCTGATGCTATAAAAATAGGAATGTTACATTCTAAAGAAGTGATCGAGAAGGTTTTGCTTTCATTAAATAAAATAAAAAATTCAAAAATAGTTTTAGATCCAGTGATGGTGGCCAAGGGAGGAACTAAATTAATAAACAATCCAGCAATTTCTATTTTAAAAAATAAGCTTATGAAAAAAGTTTTTTTAATTACACCCAACATTCCAGAAGCTGAAGTTTTGGTGGGAAAAAAAATAACCAATGTAGATGAGATGATACTTGCCGCATATACACTTATTCATTTAGGAGCCAACAATGTTTTGTTAAAAGGGGGCCACTTGAAAGGCAGTAACGTACAAGATGTTTTGGTAAATCAAAAAGAACTTCATATATTTAAAAATAAAAAACTATCCACGCATAATACGCATGGAACAGGATGCACTTTATCTTCTGCCATTGCTACTTTTTTAGGCTGTGGAAAACCTTTATATAAGTCATGTGAACTAGGAATTCTCTATGTTAATAATGCTATAAAATCTAATCTAACTTATGGAAAAGGTCGTGGACCAATTAATCACTTAAACTCTATAGAACTTAATAAAAAATTTAAATAA
- a CDS encoding RluA family pseudouridine synthase, protein MTDKKYKFTVSEEQNLKRVDQFIVEELPTFSRTKISKLIKEGALLINNEPIEERSKKVSFGDEVELSVPEPVPTDLKPQNIPLDVVYEDDDLLVINKPIGMVVHPGAGNPDGTLVNALLHHCKENLSGINGELRPGIVHRIDKDTSGLLVVAKNDIAHNVLAKQFEDHSIQRTYLAFVWGMPKPIHGRIETLIGRSKYNRQKMSAEVGSGKDAITNYKTLEVFKGKTIPDISLIECRLETGRTHQIRVHLAHQGNPILGDQMYGKKVRKIRDLDEQLSILLENINFQALHAQSLGFLHPKSDKELFFTTELPKDLLNLQKMLKKLGN, encoded by the coding sequence ATGACAGATAAAAAATACAAGTTTACTGTTTCAGAAGAGCAGAATTTAAAAAGAGTGGATCAGTTTATTGTGGAAGAACTGCCTACATTTAGCCGAACTAAAATAAGTAAACTAATTAAAGAGGGTGCTCTTCTGATCAACAATGAGCCTATAGAAGAAAGGTCTAAAAAAGTTTCCTTTGGTGATGAGGTTGAGCTATCCGTGCCAGAGCCAGTACCAACAGATCTTAAACCTCAAAATATTCCTTTGGATGTTGTTTATGAGGATGATGACTTGCTTGTAATTAACAAGCCAATTGGCATGGTGGTTCACCCTGGTGCAGGAAATCCAGATGGCACATTAGTCAATGCCTTGTTGCATCATTGTAAGGAAAATTTATCTGGAATTAATGGAGAGCTTCGTCCTGGTATCGTTCACAGAATAGATAAGGATACTTCTGGTTTATTGGTTGTGGCCAAAAATGATATTGCCCACAACGTGCTAGCAAAACAATTTGAAGATCATTCTATTCAACGAACTTATCTTGCTTTTGTATGGGGTATGCCAAAACCTATTCATGGAAGAATTGAAACATTGATAGGAAGGAGTAAATATAATCGTCAAAAAATGAGTGCTGAGGTTGGAAGTGGTAAAGATGCGATCACGAACTATAAAACTCTAGAAGTATTTAAGGGAAAAACAATTCCTGACATTAGCTTAATAGAATGTAGATTGGAAACTGGAAGAACGCATCAAATTCGTGTTCACCTAGCTCATCAAGGAAATCCTATTTTAGGCGATCAGATGTATGGTAAAAAAGTTAGAAAAATTAGAGATTTGGATGAGCAGCTTTCCATTCTTTTAGAAAATATAAATTTTCAAGCATTACACGCCCAATCACTGGGTTTCCTCCATCCAAAATCTGATAAAGAGCTATTTTTTACCACAGAATTGCCTAAAGATTTGTTAAACTTACAAAAAATGTTAAAAAAACTTGGAAATTAA